One genomic region from Pecten maximus chromosome 5, xPecMax1.1, whole genome shotgun sequence encodes:
- the LOC117328034 gene encoding uncharacterized protein LOC117328034 produces the protein MDAEEDDKKTESQWTHKVLATVEMFLARFLKGFTSGAVLYGGVMGVSALVRNPFRERFPDILEQMFSKDCLRFAGFLGLYPSTYELVREILQEKRNSKDGWNNCIAGGLAGLTIGVEDPGRRLVYTLFAVSRAFGALISTLVTREKIPEIPYSETLLFSVCCGFLVHCVALRPDLLHKGYYYSVLKWSRDYNDKTLQKLFRDSGDRFLSCQEAGLHSDSCTKHAFKDMIYSIPSFAKLYLPIHLAPIIIFRHKLVVKRPKVVLKSLLKNVIFSTSFLASMVMLAKYTICLLRNLNKKPPPLASYIPVAGGLVCGLSVLLERANRRKELSLFLIPHTLYALYTYIKGTRLSSRIDMPYGSVFLYAISMISIMHAYEREPQSLSLLLNGILRYFVGDIKNPIVRPRKRIRQLSDIFA, from the exons ATGGACGCGGAAGAAGACGACAAGAAAACCGAGTCCCAATGGACACACAAGGTTCTCGCGACAGTGGAAATGTTCCTGGCACGCTTCCTGAAAGGGTTTACAAGCGGAGCTGTCCTGTACGGAGGTGTGATGGGCGTGTCGGCTCTCGTGCGTAACCCCTTCCGAGAAAG ATTTCCTGATATTCTTGAGCAGATGTTCTCGAAGGACTGTCTCAGATTTGCTGGCTTCCTTGGTCTATACCCCAGCACTTACGAACTCGTCAGGGAGATCTTACAGGAAAAGAGGAATTCAAAG GATGGATGGAACAATTGCATTGCTGGTGGTCTGGCCGGTCTGACTATAGGCGTGGAGGATCCCGGTCGACGGCTTGTCTATACGCTCTTCGCCGTGTCTCGTGCCTTCGGAGCCTTGATATCTACCCTGGTCACGAGGGAAAAGATACCAGAAATTCCATACAGCGAGACGTTGCTGTTCAGTGTGTGTTGTGGCTTTCTGGTGCACTGTGTGGCCCTACGCCCAGATCTCCTTCATAAGGGTTACTACTACTCAGTACTCAAGTGGTCACGTGACTACAATGACAAAACTCTACAGAAACTTTTCAGAGACTCGGGTGACAGGTTCCTCTCTTGCCAGGAGGCTGGTCTACACTCAGACTCCTGTACCAAACACGCCTTCAAAGACATGATATACAGTATTCCCTCATTTGCCAAACTGTATTTGCCGATACATTTAGCACCTATTATCATATTTAGGCATAAACTGGTCGTTAAAAG GCCGAAGGTAGTTCTGAAATCATTGCTGAAAAATGTCATCTTTTCAACTTCATTTCTGGCTTCCATGGTGATGCTTGCGAAATATACTATCTGTCTGCTGAGGAACTTGAATAAGAAGCCCCCTCCGCTGGCCAGTTACATCCCTGTGGCGGGAGGACTTGTATGCGGCCTTAGTGTTCTCTTAGAACGTGCAAATCGTCGCAAGGAACTGTCTCTGTTTTTGATACCCCACACATTATATGCATTATACACGTATATAAAAGGTACCAGACTGTCGTCCAGGATAGATATGCCTTATGGATCCGTCTTTCTTTATGCCATATCAATGATCTCAATAATGCACGCGTACGAGCGTGAGCCACAGTCTCTCTCCCTCCTCCTGAACGGCATTCTGCGATATTTCGTGGGTGATATAAAAAATCCCATCGTCCGACCTCGAAAAAGGATCAGGCAATTGAGTGACATCTTCGCATGA
- the LOC117328460 gene encoding uncharacterized protein LOC117328460, with protein MASKSVFRAQIPIRVKGNVSCANHHGTEVSLCCRQCSELACIRCIASVHDGHVLDSLSEVIATKKGNIQSFIVRTEQNDVINLKTEVGSIAQKLEENESKFQLHQNELEKQGNQLKDAIDIIIKKSISSCTELKRENEKRLNKYKNDLETRMTDLTELVQKCRDTIESDCDVEIFDTEKELDMSPTVALNLCNMNFTPNMQPQGYLDLAMGRITAVGYQLNAFNVNEDDDAQSSMKTLKEVTQRKAPYNVSAICANKAQGAWICSSEVSSVYQLNDSIWRCGKEDCKVRVNDIGISPVTGNLWASSEENNAIIEIQTQGSAVNRFTTTSSPRCLCVTRDSRVIVGMARKLVCCDAHGDILLNKIVSTPTKVASCSTSGNLAVVELDFPEHEGKGKPHILVLDKVFKECYRFYNDREGKGMNPESSALNTFRPSDIVFDSAGNLLVGDYGNKSILILDTTGEVVKSIYSDSWHVVAMSINSEDSVWAVFRYRDYPNYKIKVLKPMY; from the coding sequence ATGGCGTCTAAATCGGTCTTTCGTGCGCAAATACCGATAAGAGTGAAAGGTAATGTGTCATGTGCTAACCACCACGGTACTGAAGTGAGTCTCTGCTGCCGACAGTGCTCAGAACTGGCCTGCATCCGTTGCATAGCTAGCGTTCACGACGGACATGTGCTGGACAGTCTATCTGAAGTCATTGCTACAAAGAAAGGTAACATTCAGTCATTTATTGTCCGAACAGAGCAGAACGATGTTATCAATTTGAAAACAGAAGTTGGATCCATCGCTCAAAAGCTAGAAGAGAATGAAAGTAAATTTCAACTACATCAAAATGAACTAGAAAAGCAGGGTAACCAATTGAAAGACGCAATCGATATTATCATAAAGAAGTCCATCTCCAGTTGTACAGAACTCAAGCGGGAAAATGAAAAACGTCTAAACAAGTATAAAAACGACCTGGAGACGAGAATGACTGATCTGACCGAATTGGTACAGAAATGTCGAGACACTATAGAATCAGATTGTGACGTTGAGATATTTGACACGGAGAAAGAATTAGATATGTCACCAACTGTGGCACTTAACTTGTGCAACATGAACTTTACACCAAACATGCAACCCCAAGGGTATCTAGACCTTGCTATGGGGAGAATAACTGCTGTTGGATACCAATTGAATGCTTTTAATGTCAATGAAGATGATGATGCACAGTCTTCGATGAAAACATTGAAAGAAGTAACACAGAGAAAAGCTCCATACAACGTCAGTGCCATTTGTGCTAACAAAGCGCAAGGGGCGTGGATCTGCAGTAGCGAAGTATCATCTGTTTATCAGTTAAATGATTCAATATGGAGATGTGGAAAAGAAGATTGCAAAGTTCGTGTCAATGATataggtatatcaccagttaCCGGCAACTTGTGGGCAAGTTCAGAAGAAAACAATGCGATAATTGAGATCCAAACACAAGGTTCAGCAGTCAACAGGTTTACAACTACTTCATCTCCACGATGTCTCTGTGTGACAAGAGATAGCAGGGTCATTGTTGGGATGGCTCGCAAACTTGTTTGTTGTGATGCTCATGGAGATATCCTGCTTAACAAGATTGTTAGCACACCAACTAAGGTCGCTTCCTGTTCTACCTCCGGGAACCTAGCTGTGGTCGAGTTAGATTTCCCCGAGCACGAAGGCAAAGGAAAGCCTCATATCTTGGTTCTGGACAAAGTGTTCAAAGAGTGTTATCGATTTTACAATGACAGAGAGGGAAAAGGAATGAATCCAGAAAGTTCTGCTTTAAACACATTCCGTCCTAGTGATATAGTTTTTGATTCCGCAGGAAATCTGTTAGTTGGTGACTATGGAAACAAATCCATTTTGATCCTCGATACTACTGGAGAGGTGGTCAAATCCATTTACAGTGATTCCTGGCATGTCGTGGCGATGAGCATCAACAGTGAAGACAGTGTGTGGGCAGTGTTTAGGTACCGAGATTACCCTAACTATAAAATCAAAGTGTTGAAACCCATGTATTAA